ACAGCGAAGGAGTGGAGGCCGCGCTAGGACGCAGGATTCGCTCCTTCGTGGTGATGGGCGGCGGAGCTGACAGCGATCTGTGGTGCCAGATCCTCGCGGACGTGCTCGCTCGCCCGGTCGTGCGCGCTCGAAGCAAAGAGGCGACCTGCCTGGGTGCAGGAATGCTCGCCGCAGTCCATGCTGGCCTTCAGCCGGATCTGGTTGGTGCCGCGAGTACCATGACAGGACGAGGCGTGCGGTTCGAGCCCGGTCCTGCTCGCGACACCTATGCGCACCTGCAAGCGATCCATCGGCGCATCTACCCGAGCCTGCGCGAATCCCTGCACGCGCTGGCAGCCTTCCGCGATTCTGGGCCATGAGTTCCACGGCTCGGCTCAGCAGTGTCCTTGCGAGCCCAACCGTCGTCGCGCTCGTGATCAACGTCGTGATCTATCTTCTGATGGTGCTCGCGGGCGGACGCAGCGAGCTCGCCGGGCCTTCCACGGAGACCCTGATGCGCTTCGGCGCAGACTACGGGCCATTGGTGCGGCAAGGCCAAGTGCATCGCTTGCTCGCATCCTGCTTTCTTCACTTGAATGCCTGGCACCTGTTGCTCAACAGCGCCGCTCTGGTCAGCGTGGGTCCGCGGGCAGAAGCCGCCTTTGGCCGGGGGCGCTTCACGGCGCTCTACCTCGTCTCGGGAGTGGCGGGCGCCGCCGTCTCCCTCGTGGCCAACGCCCATGCGCCAGTCGTCAGCGCCGGCGCTTCAGGTGCGCTGTGCGGCATCATCGCCGCTGTTGCGGTGGCCCTGTTGCGTTTGGGTAGCGCGGGGCGACCCGAGCTGGGGCGAATGCTGCTGTGGCTCGGGATGACGTTGATCTTCGGCGTGGTCGTGCGCGCGGACAATGCGGCGCATCTGGGTGGCATGCTCGCGGGCGCCGTGCTCGCGCGCGTGCTCGCCAACCCAAGGACGGCTGTCA
The nucleotide sequence above comes from Polyangiaceae bacterium. Encoded proteins:
- a CDS encoding rhomboid family intramembrane serine protease translates to MSSTARLSSVLASPTVVALVINVVIYLLMVLAGGRSELAGPSTETLMRFGADYGPLVRQGQVHRLLASCFLHLNAWHLLLNSAALVSVGPRAEAAFGRGRFTALYLVSGVAGAAVSLVANAHAPVVSAGASGALCGIIAAVAVALLRLGSAGRPELGRMLLWLGMTLIFGVVVRADNAAHLGGMLAGAVLARVLANPRTAVSGSLKPAATMALAALLSFAGAVHFRARSQTAAQLVNAGVDLARADDDEGARDHYERALALEPDDAVAHFDLGLALTRLERYPEAIQHLQRALELEALDSHRSALVAAHINFGVSLAKEGKSAAAEEQYRHAIELDDSKATAFYDLGLELERQGRLADALHAFERAAQLEPKRLHQSAVEETRARLGASKAGVTTPGH